The proteins below come from a single Pichia kudriavzevii chromosome 2, complete sequence genomic window:
- a CDS encoding uncharacterized protein (PKUD0B06730; Pfam Domains: Pkinase(1.3e-94)|Pkinase_Tyr(4.1e-26)), translating to MLENIRHIIRHGRNAVGSGAVKRNIPSGVPPTPAAESHHSEYLKPVAENIVNEEIQSYEKRKQEVHQSIENYTLGEKLGEGAFSVVYAAINKETKEKVAIKVIKKYQLDEKQKANVMKEVNLMSQLNHPNVVKLIDFIENDHYYFIIQELVSGGEIFNEIIKYTYFSEDLSRHVIIQVAEALLYMHEIVGIVHRDLKPENIFFKPVKFIKDEPAARFKKLRKSDNPKTKVDEGRFVMNYGGGGIGLIKIGDFGLSKQISLDQSNSLKTPCGTIGYTAPEIVRDQRYSKEVDMWALGCVLYILLCGFPPFFNDNIEELTKTVARGEFKFLSPWWDEISDGAKNCVSRLLTVNPGERYNVEQFLNDPWIVEFLNRSENLQAQAQSQAQTQVQVHAPFQTQTQGNAPIQTQSSEVRSIGTPALSSATNSDGSDRSPETLTGEAQPRPNKSYSTILTVPEDLSPFDSDIEMDYDFGVELRRGPELIEESLEPAPASTTHRVSKSQMNRKKESGRFTPEVMAMRDMFDMSLAAHRMHEERKGRFTPSKGIIEEDEDGEESGALKDAPAGFTLNMNDASILARRRKV from the coding sequence ATGCTGGAGAACATCAGGCATATCATCAGACACGGTAGAAATGCCGTTGGGTCAGGTGCTGTGAAGAGAAACATCCCATCCGGTGTTCCACCGACTCCTGCAGCAGAAAGCCACCATTCTGAGTATTTGAAACCTGTTGCAGAGAATATTGTTAATGAGGAGATTCAAAGTTACGAGAAGAGAAAGCAAGAAGTCCATCAGTCCATTGAGAACTACACTCTTGGCGAGAAACTAGGAGAAGGTGCATTTTCCGTTGTCTATGCTGCGATTAACAAAGAAACCAAGGAGAAGGTTGCAATTAAAGTCATCAAGAAATATCAGTTAGACGAGAAGCAAAAGGCGAACGTCATGAAAGAGGTGAACTTGATGAGCCAATTAAACCATCCCAATGTTgtgaaattgattgattttattgaaaatgatcaCTACTACTTCATCATTCAAGAGTTGGTATCAGGTGGTGAGATTTTCAATGAGATTATCAAATATACATACTTTAGTGAGGACCTCTCTCGTCATGTCATTATTCAGGTTGCAGAGGCACTTCTTTACATGCATGAGATAGTTGGAATTGTCCATCGTGATTTAAAGCCGGAgaacattttcttcaaaccGGTTAAATTCATCAAGGATGAACCAGCCGCTAGgttcaagaaattgagaaaatctGATAATCCAAAGACTAAAGTAGATGAGGGTAGATTTGTCATGAATTACGGCGGTGGTGGTATTGGATTGATTAAAATAGGTGATTTTGGGTTATCTAAACAAATTTCACTTGACCAGTCTAACTCTCTTAAAACTCCTTGCGGTACTATAGGATATACTGCACCCGAGATTGTACGCGATCAAAGGTATTCTAAGGAAGTTGATATGTGGGCACTTGGATGTGTTTTGTACATCTTATTATGTGGATTTccaccatttttcaatgacaaTATTGAGGAGTTAACGAAAACCGTTGCTCGTGGTGAGTTCAAGTTCCTATCTCCATGGTGGGACGAGATTTCTGATGGTGCAAAGAACTGTGTTTCAAGATTGTTGACGGTCAATCCTGGCGAGAGATATAACGTTGAGCAGTTCCTTAATGATCCTTGGATTGTAGAATTCCTAAACAGATCTGAAAACTTGCAAGCCCAAGCACAATCTCAAGCACAAACCCAAGTACAAGTGCATGCGCCATTTCAGACACAAACTCAAGGCAATGCTCCAATACAAACCCAATCGTCTGAGGTTCGGTCTATTGGTACACCTGCATTATCGTCGGCTACTAATTCTGATGGTAGTGACAGGTCACCAGAAACACTTACGGGCGAAGCACAACCAAGACCAAACAAATCATACTCTACAATTCTAACTGTTCCCGAGGATCTGTCGCCATTTGACTCGGATATAGAGATGGATTACGATTTTGGAGTCGAGCTGAGAAGAGGTCCCGAGCTGATTGAGGAGTCTCTAGAACCTGCTCCGGCCTCGACCACCCATCGTGTATCGAAGTCGCAGATGAatagaaagaaagaaagcGGCAGGTTTACACCAGAGGTTATGGCCATGAGGGATATGTTTGATATGTCGCTTGCGGCTCATAGAATGCACGAGGAGCGTAAGGGCAGATTTACCCCAAGCAAGGGTATCATTGAGGAGGATGAAGACGGCGAGGAGTCAGGTGCGTTGAAGGATGCACCTGCAGGGTTTACATTGAATATGAATGATGCTTCTATTCTAGCTAGAAGAAGGAAAGTGTAA
- a CDS encoding uncharacterized protein (PKUD0B06750; Pfam Domains: MFS_1(7e-33)) yields the protein MTPNPSDDSSEKNSVDCSSLNDEPMLSNESYNKNFHIDETGLLTFQPSSPLKPKNWSVKKKLIYTMSYSLVTFAAQLNSTTTSSVYFVKEMKHNYNIGREVSTLSISLYILGIAFGPMVFAPISEVYGRKIGVLIPFLISCMFTFATAISYNVPSLMICRFLAGVFSGAPVVSSGGVLADLWEPAYRGAALALYACVVANGAAVGPVISSLLINSNSSHQSWRIPQYFTGLLQGTMFTYVFFCTKETYEPVILQKIAKKEKIVSNKWEIHSEMDKWRINWGEIIRKHVYRPFKMLVTPIVFVMALFASYVFGILYLMITNISTAYEFEHGWYGTTGELPNFALFIGIIFGCIINMLWAFRYAKMVKANGGKAIPEQRFPIMIMFGWMMPAGIFIFGWTSSPNIHWIVPMVGIMLTGCGFISIFQGCLNYLVDLYPRYAASAIAANTFLRSVFAAVFPLFARQLFSNLGVHWGASLIAFFALGMIPIPVVLFVFAERVRNMSKDLYID from the coding sequence ATGACTCCCAATCCTTCTGACGATTCctctgaaaaaaattcgGTAGACTGTTCTTCCTTAAACGATGAACCCATGTTATCCAATGAAAGTTATAATAAAAACTTCCATATTGACGAAACTGGATTGTTGACATTCCAACCATCTTCTCCGCTAAAGCCAAAGAATTGGTCagtaaagaagaagctcATATACACCATGAGTTATAGTTTGGTAACTTTCGCTGCACAGTTGAACTCTACCACTACCTCGTCGGTCTATTTTGTCAAGGAAATGAAACACAACTATAATATTGGGAGAGAGGTTAGCACATTGTCAATATCTTTGTACATTCTAGGTATCGCCTTTGGTCCAATGGTTTTTGCTCCAATATCAGAAGTCTATGGCCGTAAAATCGGTGTTTTGATTCCTTTCCTTATTTCGTGCATGTTCACCTTTGCCACTGCAATATCTTACAACGTCCCCTCATTGATGATATGCAGGTTCCTTGCTGGTGTCTTCTCCGGTGCTCCAGTGGTTTCCTCTGGCGGTGTTTTGGCAGACTTATGGGAACCTGCATATCGAGGTGCGGCATTGGCCTTGTATGCATGTGTTGTTGCCAATGGTGCGGCCGTTGGCCCCGTAATTAGCTCGTTGTTGATTAACAGTAATTCCAGCCACCAATCATGGAGAATCCCACAATACTTTACAGGTCTATTACAGGGGACTATGTTCACatacgtttttttttgcacGAAGGAGACATACGAGCCTGTCATTCTACAGaaaattgcaaagaaagaaaagattgTTTCTAACAAATGGGAGATCCATAGTGAAATGGACAAATGGCGAATCAACTGGGGAGAAATAATACGGAAACACGTTTATAGACCGTTTAAGATGCTAGTTACTCCAATTGTCTTTGTAATGGCCTTGTTTGCAAGTTATGTTTTTGGtattctttatttgatgatCACCAATATCTCTACAGCGTATGAGTTTGAGCATGGTTGGTATGGAACTACTGGCGAATTGCCCAACTTTGCCTTATTTATCGGTATTATCTTTGGTTGTATTATAAACATGTTGTGGGCATTCAGATACGCAAAAATGGTGAAGGCAAACGGCGGCAAAGCAATTCCTGAACAACGTTTCCCCATTATGATTATGTTTGGGTGGATGATGCCAGCAgggattttcatttttggtTGGACTTCCTCTCCAAATATTCATTGGATAGTTCCAATGGTTGGCATTATGCTAACTGGATGTGGCTTCATTAGTATTTTTCAGGGATGTTTAAACTACTTAGTTGACTTATACCCAAGATATGCAGCATCGGCAATTGCTGCCAATACCTTTCTAAGGTCTGTCTTTGCAGCCGTATTCCCTCTATTTGCAAGACAACTATTTTCTAATTTAGGCGTTCATTGGGGAGCTTCACTGATAGCATTCTTTGCTCTTGGGATGATTCCAATTCCAGTTGtgttgtttgtgtttgcaGAAAGGGTGAGGAATATGAGCAAGGACTTATACATTGACTAA
- a CDS encoding uncharacterized protein (PKUD0B06740; similar to Saccharomyces cerevisiae YGR282C (BGL2); ancestral locus Anc_5.8): MLSSVTLSALALALAAAPAAAIAPLGFNLGVKVNNGDCKYTQDYLEDFDTLKSYSTQVKTYSTSDCNTLQELAPALDQAGFQLTMGVWPTPSDKFELEKEAMKTYLPTISKSSITSVLVGSEAMYRGDLTGEQLASLIKEIKELLADIKDKDGNSYGDVPVGTVDSWNMLVDGMAYPAIQESDVIYANAFSYWQGQTNQNSTFSFFDDIMQALQTVQSVKGSTDIDFYVGETGWPTEGSNYGASVPSVENAKIFWKDGICAMRGWGVNTFVFEAFDESWKPETSGSSVEPHWGVFTDQRQLKYNLDCDF, translated from the coding sequence ATGCTTTCTTCTGTCACTCTCTCTGCTCTTGCTCTTGCGCTTGCTGCTGCACCTGCTGCAGCTATTGCTCCACTCGGTTTCAACTTGGGTGTTAAGGTCAACAACGGAGACTGTAAATACACCCAAGATTATCTTGAGGACTTCGACACCCTCAAGTCCTACTCCACCCAGGTCAAGACATACTCCACTTCCGATTGTAACACACTCCAGGAACTGGCACCAGCTTTAGACCAGGCAGGTTTCCAATTAACAATGGGTGTCTGGCCAACTCCAAGTGATAAATTCGAGCTGGAGAAAGAAGCAATGAAAACTTACTTACCAACTATCTCCAAGTCCTCCATCACTTCTGTTCTTGTTGGTTCCGAAGCTATGTACAGGGGTGATTTGACTGGTGAGCAATTGGCCTCCTTGATtaaagaaatcaaggaattgCTGGCTGATATCAAGGATAAAGACGGTAACTCCTATGGTGATGTTCCTGTTGGTACTGTTGACTCATGGAACATGTTGGTCGACGGTATGGCTTACCCAGCTATCCAAGAATCAGATGTCATTTATGCAAATGCCTTCTCCTACTGGCAAGGCCAAACCAACCAAAATTCtaccttctccttcttcgATGATATCATGCAAGCTTTACAAACTGTTCAATCTGTTAAAGGCTCCACCGACATCGATTTCTACGTTGGTGAAACCGGCTGGCCAACCGAGGGCTCCAACTATGGTGCTTCTGTTCCAAgtgttgaaaatgcaaagatTTTCTGGAAAGATGGTATCTGTGCAATGAGAGGTTGGGGTGTCAACAcctttgtctttgaagCATTCGATGAATCCTGGAAGCCAGAAACTTCCGGTTCCTCTGTTGAACCTCATTGGGGTGTCTTCACCGACCAACGTCAATTAAAATACAACTTGGATTGTGATTTCTAA